In Mangrovivirga cuniculi, the following proteins share a genomic window:
- a CDS encoding ABC transporter ATP-binding protein: MSRITSDVQEVENSIVNSVRVFFKEPIIILVYFGTLFGISFKLTLYSLILLPVSGIIISTISKQLKKQAIGTQTTLGRMANILDESLSGMRVIKAFNAKGYINSKFKSEVNNYALYNWKFSKRYNLAGPSSEFMGVTVVAIIIMIGGTLILDGDSGLEASDFFGFLAVFSQILNPAKSLNNAISGLQRGLVSADRIFELMDTENEVKNKPDAIEIDSFSDQIIYNNVSFAYDTEKVIDNISFTLKKGKTVALVGPSGVVNQRLPIFYRASMTLQKVNSK, from the coding sequence ATGTCCAGGATCACTTCGGATGTTCAGGAGGTTGAAAATAGTATTGTCAATTCAGTAAGAGTTTTCTTTAAAGAGCCGATAATCATCTTAGTTTATTTCGGTACTTTGTTTGGCATAAGTTTTAAACTGACTTTATACAGTCTGATTCTTTTACCTGTATCCGGTATCATTATCAGTACGATTTCAAAACAGTTAAAAAAGCAGGCAATCGGCACTCAAACTACTCTGGGTAGAATGGCGAACATTTTAGATGAATCTCTCTCCGGAATGAGAGTAATCAAAGCGTTTAATGCCAAAGGATATATAAACTCTAAATTCAAATCAGAAGTAAATAATTACGCCCTTTATAACTGGAAGTTTAGCAAAAGATATAACCTGGCAGGTCCGTCTTCTGAATTCATGGGAGTTACCGTTGTTGCAATCATCATTATGATCGGAGGAACCTTGATACTCGACGGCGACAGTGGTCTGGAAGCATCTGATTTCTTTGGTTTCCTTGCTGTTTTCAGTCAGATATTAAATCCGGCCAAGTCCTTAAATAATGCGATCTCAGGTCTTCAGAGAGGACTGGTTTCCGCGGATAGAATTTTTGAGTTAATGGACACCGAAAATGAGGTAAAAAATAAGCCTGATGCAATTGAGATAGATTCTTTTTCAGATCAGATCATCTATAATAATGTATCTTTCGCATACGATACTGAAAAAGTAATTGACAATATATCTTTTACACTTAAAAAAGGTAAAACAGTAGCACTTGTCGGTCCATCGGGGGTGGTAAATCAACGCTTGCCGATCTTTTACCGCGCTTCTATGACCCTACAGAAGGTAAACTCGAAATAG
- a CDS encoding ABC transporter ATP-binding protein, with protein MGGGKSTLADLLPRFYDPTEGKLEIDGVNLKDIEIESLRAQMGIVTQESILFNDTVFNNIAFGMNNVKEEDVIAAAKIANAHEFIEKLDDGYQSNIGERGTKLSGGQRQRLSIARAILKNPPVLILDEATSALDAESEKLVQEALTNLMKNRTSLVIAHRLSTIKHADEILVIERGRIIERGNHESLLEQKGLYAKLIEMQSLHE; from the coding sequence ATCGGGGGTGGTAAATCAACGCTTGCCGATCTTTTACCGCGCTTCTATGACCCTACAGAAGGTAAACTCGAAATAGATGGTGTCAACCTTAAAGATATCGAGATCGAAAGCCTCAGGGCTCAAATGGGTATCGTGACGCAGGAATCTATCCTGTTTAATGACACGGTGTTTAACAACATCGCCTTCGGAATGAATAATGTAAAGGAAGAGGATGTTATCGCTGCAGCAAAAATTGCAAATGCCCACGAGTTCATAGAAAAATTAGATGATGGATATCAGTCGAATATTGGTGAGAGAGGAACTAAGCTATCCGGCGGACAAAGACAAAGGTTGAGTATCGCAAGAGCCATTCTCAAGAACCCTCCAGTCTTAATTCTTGATGAGGCAACATCAGCACTTGATGCTGAAAGTGAAAAACTAGTGCAGGAAGCGCTTACAAACCTGATGAAAAACAGAACATCCCTTGTTATTGCTCACCGCCTGAGTACGATCAAGCACGCTGATGAGATTCTTGTTATTGAAAGAGGTCGAATAATTGAAAGGGGTAATCACGAATCCTTATTAGAACAAAAGGGGTTATATGCCAAACTGATAGAGATGCAGAGTCTTCATGAGTAG
- a CDS encoding type B 50S ribosomal protein L31 yields the protein MKKDIHPDYREVVFQDTSSDYSFMTKSTIKTNDTIKWEDGNEYPLVKVEVSSASHPFYTGKKLFVDTAGRVEKFNKRYKKK from the coding sequence ATGAAAAAAGATATTCATCCGGACTATAGAGAAGTAGTATTTCAGGACACATCGAGTGATTATTCATTCATGACGAAATCTACTATCAAGACCAACGATACGATTAAGTGGGAAGACGGTAACGAATATCCGTTGGTAAAGGTCGAAGTTTCATCCGCTTCACATCCTTTCTACACTGGTAAGAAATTGTTCGTGGATACTGCAGGACGTGTTGAGAAATTCAACAAGCGTTACAAAAAGAAATAA
- a CDS encoding PAS domain-containing sensor histidine kinase gives MNDWATQEYQIYSNAIRKIHEAFTKYVDNPDKQVEELLSVGIHLFGMENASYVEVIDDSIYIRNIASIKEANGKAPQKVLPYKDSMAEDSMKSDEITIYSDLTLDEVPDKYKIFLENDIRCFIHKPVKVFGQRRGLISWSGSHALKSVLLDDHLKDVILLISNAVGKVIELKISFESRQQYRKELQKQMEQYLASEELNQMGVWYRDLKTNVVTSSSGALKAAGIYKKSNKSMDFDDALKLIHPEDLPELVKKRKESFKTGKAYSSEFRLINNDEIVWLLMKGEPVFDDSGEVVAIRGTIQNIDEEKALKQERDRYKSLLEEFVRSNPVPVAMFDTEMNYIMVSKRWLEDYDVDESIIGKNHYEVVPGIKEGWKKRHLEALKGKKMSKDNDFFQWPDGSISYISWAVGPWYYPDNEIGGIILYAEDVTELKKNELKIAEMATQLSDYSKQLEKSNTDLENFASLIGHDLQEPLRKIKAFGDMLKRNNEETLDDQSKDLLDRMVSASERMQNLVNKLLEDSRRSSGEKRKMVDLSFVISNVLDDLELAINESEAEINVNLSVKVYASYQELYRLFQNIISNSLKYRENSRRLIIDMMQEVVDDKLKIKISDNGIGINVSNNNALFEFFTRGKKDSEVQGYGIGLAACGKIMDNLGGEIRILPHQSEGTAVELEFNEFKIKK, from the coding sequence ATGAATGACTGGGCAACACAGGAATATCAAATTTATTCTAATGCAATAAGGAAAATACACGAGGCATTCACAAAATATGTTGATAATCCGGATAAGCAGGTTGAAGAACTTTTGTCAGTTGGCATTCATCTGTTTGGGATGGAAAATGCTTCGTATGTAGAGGTGATTGATGATTCTATTTATATAAGAAACATAGCTTCCATAAAAGAGGCGAATGGCAAGGCTCCTCAGAAAGTTTTGCCTTATAAAGATTCAATGGCTGAAGATTCGATGAAATCGGATGAAATTACTATCTATTCTGATTTGACTTTGGATGAAGTTCCTGACAAATATAAAATTTTCCTTGAAAACGATATCCGCTGTTTCATTCATAAACCGGTAAAAGTTTTTGGTCAGAGAAGAGGGCTAATTAGCTGGTCAGGATCACATGCTTTGAAATCTGTTTTACTCGATGATCACCTTAAGGATGTTATACTGTTAATTTCCAATGCAGTAGGAAAGGTCATTGAATTAAAAATTTCATTTGAAAGCAGGCAGCAATACCGTAAAGAACTTCAAAAGCAGATGGAGCAATACCTGGCTTCTGAGGAACTCAATCAAATGGGAGTTTGGTATAGAGATCTCAAAACAAATGTCGTTACTTCTTCCAGTGGAGCATTAAAAGCAGCAGGGATTTATAAGAAAAGTAACAAGTCTATGGATTTTGATGATGCATTAAAATTAATTCATCCTGAGGATCTGCCTGAGTTAGTTAAAAAAAGAAAAGAATCATTTAAAACCGGAAAGGCCTATAGCAGTGAATTCAGATTAATTAATAATGATGAAATTGTCTGGTTATTAATGAAAGGCGAACCTGTTTTTGATGATTCAGGAGAGGTTGTGGCGATTCGAGGAACTATTCAAAATATCGACGAAGAAAAAGCTTTAAAACAGGAGAGGGACAGATATAAATCATTATTAGAAGAATTTGTAAGAAGTAATCCTGTTCCTGTAGCCATGTTTGACACCGAGATGAACTATATCATGGTTAGCAAAAGATGGCTGGAGGATTATGATGTGGATGAGTCCATAATTGGTAAAAATCATTATGAAGTTGTGCCAGGGATTAAAGAGGGTTGGAAAAAAAGGCATCTGGAAGCATTAAAAGGGAAAAAGATGAGTAAGGATAATGATTTTTTTCAATGGCCGGATGGAAGCATCTCTTATATATCGTGGGCAGTCGGACCCTGGTATTATCCCGATAATGAAATCGGAGGTATTATTCTTTATGCTGAGGATGTAACAGAGCTTAAAAAAAATGAGTTAAAAATTGCTGAAATGGCTACTCAGCTATCCGATTATTCAAAGCAACTGGAAAAAAGTAATACTGATCTGGAAAATTTTGCTTCGCTGATAGGTCACGATCTTCAGGAACCGCTCAGGAAAATAAAGGCTTTTGGAGACATGCTTAAAAGAAATAATGAGGAGACTCTGGATGATCAAAGTAAGGATTTATTAGACAGAATGGTCAGCGCTTCTGAGCGTATGCAAAATCTGGTGAATAAACTTTTGGAGGATAGCCGGAGGTCTTCTGGGGAGAAAAGAAAAATGGTTGATCTTTCTTTTGTTATAAGCAATGTGTTGGATGATCTCGAATTAGCAATTAATGAATCAGAAGCAGAAATTAATGTAAATCTTTCAGTGAAGGTATATGCCTCATACCAGGAGTTATATCGACTTTTCCAGAATATTATTTCAAACTCATTAAAGTATCGTGAAAATAGCAGAAGGCTTATTATTGATATGATGCAGGAGGTTGTAGATGATAAACTAAAAATAAAAATTTCAGATAACGGAATTGGGATTAATGTAAGTAATAATAATGCTCTTTTTGAATTTTTTACAAGGGGTAAAAAAGACTCTGAGGTCCAGGGTTACGGAATCGGATTAGCGGCATGTGGTAAAATTATGGATAATCTTGGTGGGGAAATTAGAATTTTGCCTCATCAAAGTGAAGGGACGGCTGTTGAATTGGAGTTTAATGAATTTAAGATAAAAAAGTAG